The DNA window TTTTTATGCCCGAAAGTAGTCATATTCCTTACAACTTCTTACAGGTAGAAATTATTTACAACCTCTTTACCGGATGGATGAAATTTATCTTTTCCGGTCTTCATGAAAAAACTCCGATAGGATCCGGGATTAAGGGTTGGAGCTTAGAAATTATCGAGCTGAACACGGACCTGGAAGGGGAATTTTTGCAGATATTTTCTCCAATAAAGGAATGCCAGGCATCCATCTGCAGGCGATAAATCCTGGCTAAGGAACGCTAAGAAGAGTTAATTAGGCGTTCCTTATGATTTTTCATATTTCAAGAAACATATTTAATTCTTATCAATATTTTTCTTTACTTCTTCTAAAGACTTCTCTAATTTCTTTAATTTCTTAGAAAATTCCTGTAGGCTATCTTTTATCTTTCTGCCATTTTCATCAGATGCTTTTACTGTTTCTCTTTTTCTTTTAAGGGTATCTATTTCAGAATTCAATAGTTCTAGTTTTTTACCGGTTTCAGTCCTTTCTTTCACAAGGGTACTTTCTATCCTGTCATATCTTTGTTCTGCCTGCTTATTTTTTTCCCGTTCCTCCCTTAACTCTCTTTTCAGACTATTAATCAGACCGAGATGCTTTCTCTCTTTATTCCTTTCTGTCAGGATCGATTGAAACCTTTCTAAATCTTTTATAAAATTTAAGTTTATAGGAATAAGTTCATCATATATTTCGTGTTTCTTTATATAGACACGATCATCCAGTTTATTTACTTGTAAGGCCTTTTGGCTGGATGAAGACGCATCTTCTTCTTTATAATATTCCTGACTTGTCTTTTTGGATACATCCAAATAGCCCCCCTTCTTTACCGATACTTTATTTCTTTCTAATGAATCAATTATACCCTTTAGCTTCGGATCTTGAGAAGCTGGATTCGTATCAGGATTTTCAATTTCTTGAACTCGAAGCCTCGAACTCACCTCTCCTTCCAGAGTCACTATTTTATTATCTCCATTACTCGGTGCCTCCACTTCAAATTTGGTACCCCGAACACCCGCAACACTGGTTGGGGAAATCACTTCTAAACTACCGGCTTTTAATTTATCCACATTGAACATTGCTCTTCCCGATTTGACTTCCACACGGTATTTACCGGAGTTCTCGTTCAATTTAAAACTGGTATTTTCCTTTAACCTCACTACAACCGGAGATTCGGAGTTTAAAAACTGTAATTCGCAGGAAGAACGAATTTGAGTTGTAAGAATATCTCTATCCGAAATCTTATCTCCAATACGAACTCTCCGAGTTTCGTTTACATAAACCTTTCCTTTTGCAAATAAAATTACAGCTACGTCTTTCGCCCAAAGAGTAGAAAAACCGAAAAAAAACAGGAATAAAAACATTTTTCTCAGCATACCGTTTATACCTCCGTATATTTATCATCCTAAGAAAATAAACATATAGAGAAAGTTCTTTTTTCATTTTTATATTTTTTTGTACTTGTCGAAATCTTTTGAAGTCCTACAGAATCATCTTATGACACTCACTAAAATGATCAGTATTTCTGTCCTTCTTCTGGGTATTCAAAATCTTCATTCACAATCCGTAACAGAAGAGCTTTTACAGGCTTCAAAGAATGGGGGAATAGACGGAATAGTTAATGCTTTAAAAAAAGGGGCCGATATTAACGCAAAAGACCCGGATATCCGTTCAGGACTTCATTACGCATCTAAAGCTGGAAATGAAAAGTTAGTTCATTTTTTCCTGGAAAAAAATGCAGACATTCATGCAAAAGATATCTTCGACAGAACTCCTGCTCATGAAGCCGCTTCCAAAGGATATTCTAAAATTCTACAACTTTTATCCGATAAGGGTGCCGATCTAAATGCAAAAGACTTATACGGTAAAACTCCTATATTACTGGCTGCTGAATTAGCTCCTACAAATAAACTATCTGAAACCCTACAATTACTGATTCAAAAAAAAGCAGAACTCAATACTACGGATAGAGACGGGGTTTCAAGCATACACGCACTGACAGCAAGGGCAGATAAGCCCGCCCTCTCTCTTATGATTCAATCTAAAGCAGATTTGGATCTCCAGGATAAAGATGGAAAAACAGCACTTTTCTATGCGATCGAAAAACTGGACGGTAATCAATCTACAGAAATTGCGGAACTTCTCATAAAAGCAGGATCTAAAATACAAGTAGAAGATAGGGAAAGCTTAAGTCCACTCCATGTTGCCGTACAAAAAGATAACGAAGCACTGGTGAAGCTTCTTATAGAAAACAAGGCAGATGTAAATGCTGAAGACTTTTCAGGTCAAACCCCTATTTTTCTCGTCAAAAGCGAAAAAATAGCTGCATTCCTTTTAAGTAAAGGTGCAAAGGTAAATATATCAGATAAAGACAGTTCGACTCCTCTTCATCTCACGAATCATGTAGAAATTGCAAAACTCATGTTAGAAAAAGGAGCCAAAGTGAATGAAAAGGATAGTACAGGCGTATACCCCATACACTATGCGGCTATTAAAGGAAATATATCTTTACTCAACTTCCTCATTAATCAAAAAGCAGATATCAATGTAAAAGACAGTGACGGAAGAACTCCTCTGCATGGAGCAGCTAAATACGGTCATTTACAAGCCGTAAAGATTTTACTCGAAGCAGGTGCGAATATAAATTCAACAGATATTGAGAATAAAACGGCTCTATACGAAGCCGCAGCCTTCAAACATGCGGATATTGTAAAATTCTTATTATCGAAAAAAGCAAATCCTGCACTAAAAGATGAGTATGGAAAAACAGCTTACGAAACTGCCCTTAGATTGGGACATCAGGAAGTAATTCAAGCTTTTAAAGAATAATATAAAAACGAGGTATTTATGAAAAAACTAATTTTATTTATTTTAACTTTTTTAATTTTTATAGGATGCAGCAGTTCGGATAAAAAAGGAAGTTCCGGCTGTGAAGGTGAACCTTCTCGAAAAGAAGAAGATAAACTGATCAAACAGGTATTTCCCTGTAGTATCGGAAATGGACTTAACGAGTTAATTTGTGAGATTCCCGGTGAAGATATTAATTTATTAGATAATAAGAATACATTAAATATCTTAAATACTTCCGGGCAAGCAGGTAAATTAGAAGAGAAAGTAAAGAAACTCACAAACTTGAGGCCGAGCAAAGAAAGTTTAAGTGCAGCCAAATACAGGAATTGCATGTTGATGGGAAGAAAGGTAATAGAAGAAAAAGTATATATAGAAACAGATACAGTTATAAATCAAGCAATAAGTGAACTATACGAAAAGAAAGAAAAATAACTTTCAATTTGAAAGTAACAAACTTGAAGATTTCTCGGAAATAGAAATTCTGGTAAAATATGAAGATAGCTTATTTCGGAACCCCGGAGCATTCTGCGTATCTCCTGCAAAAAATCTTAGATGAAGGAATAGAAGTCGTTTTTGTAGTAACCAATCCGGATAAACCGAGAGGAAGAAAGAAAATCCCCTCTCCTTCACCGGTAAAAGAAGTTGCCCTAAAGGCAAACTTACCTGTTCTACAATTTCCATCAATGAAACTTCCGCAAGCCATTCAGGCAGTTCAAAACTACCAGGCAGATCTCTTTGTAGTTTTTGCCTTTGGGGGCATCTTACCGGAAGATATTTTTGAGTATCCTTCCGGTGGTTCAATTAATCTACACGGAAGCCTCTTACCTGAATACAGAGGAGCCTCACCGGTTCAAGCCGCTCTTCTTGATGGCAAAACAGAAACCGGTTACAGCATTCAATATCTTGCCAGAGATGTTGACTCAGGAGATGTAATTACTTCAGAAGTCATACCCATATTGGACAATGACAATTCTGAAACTCTTTTAAAGCGCATCACAGAAAAAGGAAGTGAAGCAATTCTAAAGCTTTTAAAAAACCCGGTAAATGGAAGGTATCCAGCAAAACCCCAGGATCACGAAAAGGCCAGCCATTGCAAAAAAATTAAACCGGAAGACCGAAAGCTGGATTTTTCAGGCTCGGCGTTAAGCCTTCATAACCGAATCCGAGCCTTTGCTCCGGAAAAGACCTGCTATTTTTTATTCCGCAATAAAAGAATCAATATTTATGAATCAATGCTTCTTTCGGAAAAGCCAGAAGGTCTGAAAACAGGTGAACTATTTTGTCCGGACAAAAAAACACTTGCCATTACATGCGGAGACGGAAATCTTCTTTCTTTGATTAAAATTCAACCGGAAAACAAGAACCCCATGCAAACCCTTGATTTTATCAATGGTTTTAAACCACAGACAGGAGAAAAAGCCCTTTGAGTTCCAAACCTTTTATTGAAAAATTGAAACCTTTTTTAGGTCCTTTTGTTTTTATCAGTGCCAGCTTACTGGTCTTCTTTTTTGCAGCCTTCACAATCGTTCTTTTCCGAACAAAAGGTTCCAATAAAATTACCATGCCCAAACTAATTGGTCGGTCTTATTTAGAGGTTCATAACGAATTAAGCCGCTTAAGACTTAAAATCAAATTAGAAAATGAATGGTATCCCGACAAAATGCATGGAACCATTCTTTCACAGTCTATTCCTCCGGGTAAACCCGTTGAAGTAGGAAGTAAGCTTTTTTTAAAAGTTAATATATCAGAGAATCAGATAAACATTCCTAAACTGGTCGGCCAGCACCTCGACAATGCAAAAGCGATTTTAAAAAATGTAGTTTCTACATCCGGAGGACCACCGGTAAGTCTCGAAATTGGAGGGATTACCTATATACCGGCAGATGCGAATCACCAGGCGGATAAGGTTATCAGCCAGATTCCGGAACCGGGAAAAATAAGCTCAACAAAGGAAAAAGTTTTTTTACTGGTTACAGAGCCAGCCGTAAAGAAGAAGGGAGAGGCAGAAAATCAATCCTACAACGGTCAAGTTTTTCCTGTAGTAGCGAAAGCCTTAAACCTTCGTGCTAAAAAATGGAAATTAAGAACAGTTGTAAAAACTGAGAATATAGATGAAAATGCGAAAATTAAAGCCTATGAGGAAAAAGATGGAATCTACTATTTTGATGTTTTCTTCTATACTTCTTCCAAAAAAACCGAGAGCGGATTTGAGCTTTTAAGTATAAAATCTCCTGAAACCGGCAAGCTAAATGTAGAACTTGAAACTCTTTCTTTAGAGAAAAAATACGAAAAAAACATACTCGAAAAAATGTCAGATTCTCTTAGTAATTTATTCTCAAAGAAAAAAGAGAAACCGGAAGGAGAAGAAGTTCCGGAAATTATCGAACCCAAAGCAGATGAAGATAAAAATAGCAAAGAAGAACCGGAAATAGTCAATAAAAACATAGATGAATTACTCAGTCAGACCGATTTCAACAAAGATGAAAGTCTTAACCTTATTTTTTATAGAGTAGGAGAAGTTGAATTAAGAGTGCTAAACCAGGATAAGAAAGTTCTTTTTAAGGAAGCATTCAAGAGTGATATTTAATAATGCTCGAGGGGGGACTTGAACCCCCACACCAGTTATATTGGCACAAGCACCTCAAGCTTGCGTGTCTACCAATTCCACCACCCGAGCGGTTTTCAATAAAGCAAACATTTCATCTATACCACTTTCTGTCAAATTATTTTCCAAACTGCTGAGATGAATAAACTTAGTAAAAGTTCTATTACAAATAAAGAAATCTTGATTTTTCCCCAAATTCAAATAAAACTTATTTTATTAATAATGAGCTTTTTATAGTATAGTTATAGTAGAAAACCGATTAAAAAAGCAAGAAATAAGGAACCTCTACAATAATTCAATGGAACCAGAAAAAAAATCAGAAAACTTGCCTGATAATAGTATTGCAGACTTACAAATGGATATGATATGCCGCTGCGATCTGAAAACCCGGCTGAGTTTTGTAAATCTCGCATTTTGTGAGGAATTTAATGGTTCTAAAGAGGACTTTCTCGGTAAAAAATTAAGTCACTTTTTTCTTAAAGAAGAAAGAATGGAAATATTGAGTGATCTGGAATTTGTTAAAGAAGCAAAAAGAAGCATCCGCAAACTCTTCAGAAGAACCAGTCCTCAGGGAGATTTAATCTGGCAGGAATGGAGTATTACACCTGTGATTAAGACTCCAAAAGAAGTAAATGAATTCCAAATTGTTATCCGTGATATGACTGAATTACAATTCGGTATGCAAATCATGCAGGAATCTGAATTTAAACTGAAAAAAATCCTCCATTCTATACCCATTATAATTTTTATTTTAAATAAAGAAGGAATTTTTCAATTTATAGATGGACGAGGTTTAAAAACCCTAAAGCTTAAACCTGAATTCCTTCTCAACCAATCTATATTTGAAATATATAAGGATAATCCTACCATTCTCTCCTATGCAAAACGAGCTCTCACCGGGGAAGAATTTACCGGAACAATTGATTTGAAACATAAGCACTTTGAAGTCAGATATTCCAGTGTATTTAATCAACAGAAACTATCTTTTGTGATTGGTTTATTATTAGATGTAACCGAGAGAACCAAATTCGAGAAAGCTCTACAAAAAGCCCGAAAAGATGCGGAAAACGCCAATTCTTCTAAGAGTGAATTTTTAGCCAATATGAGTCATGAAATCCGAACACCCATGAATGGTATTATCGGAATGACCAGTTTACTCTTCGAAACCGATTTAAGCCCGGAACAAAAAGAATATATTGAAATCATTCGCATCAGTGGTGACAATCTTCTAACTATCATCAATGATATATTAGATTTTTCTAAAATTGAATCGGGAAAAATGGACTTAGAACTTCAACCTTTTCAAATTAGAACCTGCATAGAAGAAGCGATTAGCTTATTTCCACTTCGCAAAGATAATAAAAATCTGGAACTTATTTACCACATATCCCCTGATGTACCGGAATGGGTACGGGGTGATTTAACCCGCCTGAGACAAATTTTGGTAAACCTTATTGGTAATGCAGTGAAATTTACCGCTAAGGGTGAGATTTTGATTAAGGTGCTTTTGCTTGATGAATCTGAAACTTCCCTACAACTTGAATTTTCCGTTTCTGATACCGGTGTAGGTATTCCGGAAGACAAGCAGAAAAAAATTTTTGAAGCTTTCTCCCAGGTAGATTCGTCCACTACAAGAAAATATGGTGGAACGGGTCTCGGACTTGCTATCTGTAAAAAACTATCTGAACTTATGGGGGGGGAAATCAGGGTAGAAAGTCAGATAGATTCTGGTTCGACTTTTTACTTTACCATCAGGGTAAAAAAAACAGAAATTCCCCAAAGAACCGAAGCGTATCCAGCTTTAAAGGAAAAACGAATTTTCTTTTTCGGTCATAATAAAAATTTTTTAAAAATGTTGGGAGAATTCATTTCAGGATTTGAAATCGAATACCGGCTCTTTCTAAACGTGGAAGAATTTCTTCATGAGCTAAATACTCGTTCAAGTCCGAATATTATAGTGCTGGATCTTTCCGAAATTTCAGAACTCAAGATTCTAGAAAAATCCCTGAAACAGGCAAAAACTCCCATTTTATTAATATCTAAAATCCTTTCTTTGAAAACCCAAAATCCTGAGCTTTACAAACAATTTCAGCTTCATCTGAGTAAACCCATTTTCAAAGATAAGTTTTTATCTAATCTAAATAACCTTATTCAGGAATCAAAAGTAAAAATAGCAACTCCTCAAAAATCAGGAACCATTGATCCGGAACTGGGTAAAAAAATTCCTCTTCGAATCCTGATTGCCGAAGATAATCCGATAAACCAAAAAATAGCCCAAAGAGTCTTTCATAAACTCGGATACACAGCAGACATAGTGGCCAATGGAATGGAAGCTTTAAATTCCTTAAAACGTCAGGATTATGATATTATTTTTATGGATGTTCAAATGCCGGTATTAAACGGTCATGAGACAACGGCTATTATACGATCTGAGTTTAATTTTCAGACGCCTCCCAGGATTATTGCGATGACCGCCAGTGCTATGCAGGGAGATAAAGAAAAGTGCTTTACTGTCGGTATGGATGATTATATCTCCAAGCCCATAAACATCATTGATATACAGAAAGTCCTACAGAAATGGAGAAAAAAAGAGTAAAGTACTTGTCTTGAAGGCTTTCCAGATTTCTCTAGTTTCTCTAATGGAGAACACCGGTGGACAGGGCTTTAGCTTTCAAAACATGAAAGACAATTGGCCGGTTTTCCTTTCCGGATTTTCTTTTTCATTTGTTTTTTTTCTACTTCTCATCATTTTTTCTCCAACTTTACTGATTACACAGTATTCTCCGGAGCAGGTGGACGGTATTCTTCTCGAAATCCCGGAAATTCCGAGCCAAAAAAAATTACTCAGCCTTTATAATCTATTCCGTAAGAAAAAAGCCAGGAAAGTCTTTCTTTTATTCCATGAATCCTTTGAAGTAGAAAATAAAGTTGGCTTGCAGGAAAACTACCAGGAAGCCTTTTTGCGCTACTTTCTAAGGCGGGGAATTTTACCGGAATACATAGATCTTATGACTGTCCCCAAACAAAAAGAGTTTAGCCCGGCTTCCAATGCCAGACACATGGCACGACTTCTGGTGGCTCGCAATATCAAATCTATTATACTTTTGACCGAAACCTTCGATAGCAGGCTTCACCTGAATGCTTACACAGAAGTGCTTTCACCTCTAAAAATACTGGTGTATGTTTCTATATATCCGGAACCTTTTAATTCCTCGAATTGGTTCCAAACCAGCCGGGGCTTCAGCCATGTTTTTGGAAAATTTTTGCAATACATTTTTTCGTAAAAAATACAGGAACAATTAACAATGAATATAGACGAAAAAGAACAGAATGAATTAATCCAACAGAGGATTAAGAAAGTTAAGGAACTTCAGGAAAAAGGTATTAACCCTTATCCTATTCGCTTCTTCCCCAACTCCTTAAGTGCTGATTTAATTAAAAATTTTGATGCCCTTCAGGCAGAATCTGAATCCTTAAAATCTTCGGATCCCGGTAAGTATCCGAACGGAAAATTATTCAAGCTTTCCGGAAGGCTCTCTGCAAAACGGGTGATGGGAAAAGCCAGTTTTGCTCATTTAAAAGATAAATCAGGGACCATCCAACTTTATATCGCCAGAGATGATATAGGTACAGATTCTTATACCCTGTTCAAATCCTTTGATCTCGGAGACATTATTGGTATTGAAGGCTACCTGTTTAAAACCCAGAAAGGAGAAATTACCCTACACCTGAGTTCTGTTCAACTTCTTGCCAAGTGTATTCGCCCACTTCCGGTGGTTAAAGAGAAAGATGGGGTTATATACGACGCGTTTGCCGATAAGGAACAGCGTTATCGGATGAGATACGTAGATCTCGTGGTAAATGAGGGGGTAAAAAATGTATTTATCCAGAGAAGCCGGATCATTTCCGAAATCAGGAAATTTATGACTGATGAGGGCTTTCTTGAAGTAGAAACTCCTATGATGCAACCTATTGCAGGTGGAGCAGCAGCCAAACCCTTTGTAACCCATCATAATGCCCTCAATATGCAATTATTCCTGCGAATTGCACCGGAACTCTATTTAAAGCGTTTAATCGTAGGAGGCATGGACAGAGTTTTCGAACTAAACCGAAATTTTCGAAATGAGGGAATTTCTTTAAAACACAACCCGGAATTCACTATGATGGAAGCCTATATGGCCTATGGAGACATGGAAGCCATGCTGCAATTAACCCAGAAGTTAATCGTTCATCTGGCAGAGACAGTAGGTCCCGGTTTAAAATTTAAATACGATGATCATGAATTAGATCTGAGCCCCCCCTGGAGACGTGTTTCCTATGTAGATATCATAAAAGAGTACTCTGGCATTGATTTTTCAACGATTACGACCCTTGATGAAGCTATAAAAAGAGCAAAAGAAGCAGGTGTTGATGCAGACGAGTGCACTTCGATCTGGAAAGTAGCTGATGAAGTTTTTTCTGTAAGAGCAGAACCTAAACTTATTCAACCCGTTTTTGTAACGGATTATCCCAAAGAGCTTTCTCCTCTCGCTAAATCCAGAGAAGATAATCCGAATTATGTAGAACGTTTTGAGCCTTATGTAGCAGGTAGAGAGTTGGGAAATGCCTTCTCAGAACTAAATGATCCCTTTGATCAGAGAGAAAGATTTGAAGAGCAGGTAAAAATGAGAGAAGCCGGAGATGACGAAGCTTTCATGATGGATCATGACTTTATCA is part of the Leptospiraceae bacterium genome and encodes:
- a CDS encoding response regulator — translated: MEPEKKSENLPDNSIADLQMDMICRCDLKTRLSFVNLAFCEEFNGSKEDFLGKKLSHFFLKEERMEILSDLEFVKEAKRSIRKLFRRTSPQGDLIWQEWSITPVIKTPKEVNEFQIVIRDMTELQFGMQIMQESEFKLKKILHSIPIIIFILNKEGIFQFIDGRGLKTLKLKPEFLLNQSIFEIYKDNPTILSYAKRALTGEEFTGTIDLKHKHFEVRYSSVFNQQKLSFVIGLLLDVTERTKFEKALQKARKDAENANSSKSEFLANMSHEIRTPMNGIIGMTSLLFETDLSPEQKEYIEIIRISGDNLLTIINDILDFSKIESGKMDLELQPFQIRTCIEEAISLFPLRKDNKNLELIYHISPDVPEWVRGDLTRLRQILVNLIGNAVKFTAKGEILIKVLLLDESETSLQLEFSVSDTGVGIPEDKQKKIFEAFSQVDSSTTRKYGGTGLGLAICKKLSELMGGEIRVESQIDSGSTFYFTIRVKKTEIPQRTEAYPALKEKRIFFFGHNKNFLKMLGEFISGFEIEYRLFLNVEEFLHELNTRSSPNIIVLDLSEISELKILEKSLKQAKTPILLISKILSLKTQNPELYKQFQLHLSKPIFKDKFLSNLNNLIQESKVKIATPQKSGTIDPELGKKIPLRILIAEDNPINQKIAQRVFHKLGYTADIVANGMEALNSLKRQDYDIIFMDVQMPVLNGHETTAIIRSEFNFQTPPRIIAMTASAMQGDKEKCFTVGMDDYISKPINIIDIQKVLQKWRKKE
- a CDS encoding ankyrin repeat domain-containing protein, whose translation is MTLTKMISISVLLLGIQNLHSQSVTEELLQASKNGGIDGIVNALKKGADINAKDPDIRSGLHYASKAGNEKLVHFFLEKNADIHAKDIFDRTPAHEAASKGYSKILQLLSDKGADLNAKDLYGKTPILLAAELAPTNKLSETLQLLIQKKAELNTTDRDGVSSIHALTARADKPALSLMIQSKADLDLQDKDGKTALFYAIEKLDGNQSTEIAELLIKAGSKIQVEDRESLSPLHVAVQKDNEALVKLLIENKADVNAEDFSGQTPIFLVKSEKIAAFLLSKGAKVNISDKDSSTPLHLTNHVEIAKLMLEKGAKVNEKDSTGVYPIHYAAIKGNISLLNFLINQKADINVKDSDGRTPLHGAAKYGHLQAVKILLEAGANINSTDIENKTALYEAAAFKHADIVKFLLSKKANPALKDEYGKTAYETALRLGHQEVIQAFKE
- a CDS encoding methionyl-tRNA formyltransferase, which translates into the protein MKIAYFGTPEHSAYLLQKILDEGIEVVFVVTNPDKPRGRKKIPSPSPVKEVALKANLPVLQFPSMKLPQAIQAVQNYQADLFVVFAFGGILPEDIFEYPSGGSINLHGSLLPEYRGASPVQAALLDGKTETGYSIQYLARDVDSGDVITSEVIPILDNDNSETLLKRITEKGSEAILKLLKNPVNGRYPAKPQDHEKASHCKKIKPEDRKLDFSGSALSLHNRIRAFAPEKTCYFLFRNKRINIYESMLLSEKPEGLKTGELFCPDKKTLAITCGDGNLLSLIKIQPENKNPMQTLDFINGFKPQTGEKAL
- the lysS gene encoding lysine--tRNA ligase → MNIDEKEQNELIQQRIKKVKELQEKGINPYPIRFFPNSLSADLIKNFDALQAESESLKSSDPGKYPNGKLFKLSGRLSAKRVMGKASFAHLKDKSGTIQLYIARDDIGTDSYTLFKSFDLGDIIGIEGYLFKTQKGEITLHLSSVQLLAKCIRPLPVVKEKDGVIYDAFADKEQRYRMRYVDLVVNEGVKNVFIQRSRIISEIRKFMTDEGFLEVETPMMQPIAGGAAAKPFVTHHNALNMQLFLRIAPELYLKRLIVGGMDRVFELNRNFRNEGISLKHNPEFTMMEAYMAYGDMEAMLQLTQKLIVHLAETVGPGLKFKYDDHELDLSPPWRRVSYVDIIKEYSGIDFSTITTLDEAIKRAKEAGVDADECTSIWKVADEVFSVRAEPKLIQPVFVTDYPKELSPLAKSREDNPNYVERFEPYVAGRELGNAFSELNDPFDQRERFEEQVKMREAGDDEAFMMDHDFIRALEYGMPPTGGLGIGIDRLVMLLTNSHSIRDTIFFPLMRPE
- a CDS encoding FecR domain-containing protein, whose translation is MLRKMFLFLFFFGFSTLWAKDVAVILFAKGKVYVNETRRVRIGDKISDRDILTTQIRSSCELQFLNSESPVVVRLKENTSFKLNENSGKYRVEVKSGRAMFNVDKLKAGSLEVISPTSVAGVRGTKFEVEAPSNGDNKIVTLEGEVSSRLRVQEIENPDTNPASQDPKLKGIIDSLERNKVSVKKGGYLDVSKKTSQEYYKEEDASSSSQKALQVNKLDDRVYIKKHEIYDELIPINLNFIKDLERFQSILTERNKERKHLGLINSLKRELREEREKNKQAEQRYDRIESTLVKERTETGKKLELLNSEIDTLKRKRETVKASDENGRKIKDSLQEFSKKLKKLEKSLEEVKKNIDKN
- a CDS encoding PASTA domain-containing protein; protein product: MSSKPFIEKLKPFLGPFVFISASLLVFFFAAFTIVLFRTKGSNKITMPKLIGRSYLEVHNELSRLRLKIKLENEWYPDKMHGTILSQSIPPGKPVEVGSKLFLKVNISENQINIPKLVGQHLDNAKAILKNVVSTSGGPPVSLEIGGITYIPADANHQADKVISQIPEPGKISSTKEKVFLLVTEPAVKKKGEAENQSYNGQVFPVVAKALNLRAKKWKLRTVVKTENIDENAKIKAYEEKDGIYYFDVFFYTSSKKTESGFELLSIKSPETGKLNVELETLSLEKKYEKNILEKMSDSLSNLFSKKKEKPEGEEVPEIIEPKADEDKNSKEEPEIVNKNIDELLSQTDFNKDESLNLIFYRVGEVELRVLNQDKKVLFKEAFKSDI